The genomic segment TCAAATGGAAATATAGTTTCAATGCAGAGCTGGTGGGAGTAATTTCTTGTATCaggtagtaaaaaaaaaaaaagaaggggggaGCTCTGGCTGTGCGAAATCATCGCTTTTAACAAAAGACGTTTTAAGCCATTTCCACTGGCTTTGATTTGGATTCCTCAAATAGAATCCAATTAGGAGGTTTGAATGTGTTCCAAATGTCCCGGGCTAAACCGCGTGTATGTGGAGAACAAAATGGCGGGGACACATGTAGACAAAAGTATACAACagtaaagaaaacataaaactttGCATATGCATATGAATCGATAGGAGGTTGTGTGGGAGTGAGCAATGAACTAAAGAGGTGAGAAGCAGGCTGATGTGCAAAGACGTCCTGAGTCAGAGAGCGGGAGATGACGTAGCACGGTGCATcgctcctctccttccccctgGGCTATAGAACTGCTGCTCCGCCAGGAACTAGACGGGCCCTTTGTGGTCCTGCTCTGCGGGCACGGAGTAGATCCTGAAGGGGCAGAAACAGAAGCATGCCGTCATTTAGAGATATTCTTAGGCTCGTTCTCAGTTTGTTCGCACAGATACGAACGACACAAGGAGTTACCCCCCCCCTACGTCAGAATGAAGGAAAAGCACGTCTGCCTCGTGCTGCAGGGCTCCTGAGACAGGTGCACAGAGACTGCATCACCTTAAAAAACACCTCATCCCCAGGTGGGACTTATAAACCTGGAAAGGCAGTGTTGATCCAACAAGCCAGAGGTTGCTGTGTGATTAAGCCTCTTTGCAGTGGAGCGATCATTCAGCACCAAACACTGCCAGAGCTGACGGCGGCCCTGGGAGGCAGCCAGTAATCCCGTGGAGGAATTTAACCCTTGCAGGTTGACTTGGGTGTCTGCTCCCCAATgccggtgtgtgtgtcccccccacccccgctcTCTCGATCTCCGAGAACTAACTTGAACTGCATGTGTAACCCCTCTGACCCAACCTGCAGGTCACGTGTGACTGCATGCCAGAACAAAACGTCCTGATTACTGTGCAGACCTCAGCTAACTGTGGTTAAACGAGAACAGCGTCAGAGAGAGCGTCTCTCCGTATAACTGGTTGAGGCTGTTCTGCTGTCTGATCGCTGTTGGCAGATTGTTGTCATGACGCCAGGATCATGTTTACAGGGTTGTTTGACTCCTGAGAGTCATCTCCTCAGGCTTCGCTGAAGTCCATGAGGTAAGCGTTGGAGCAGGTTAGGTCTTGTCCCCATTCGGTCATACAGAGCGGCCCTGTCTTACGGCTATTGTTTGATGTCTAAGATGGAAAGGGTTGGAGGAAGGGAATGttcagtggtggtggtggtggtgtaaaGCCTCAGGCGGTGATACTAATTGCAATACATGTCTGGACGGGCTCGAATGGGTGGATGCTGGTTGtgttttcaagtgtttttcttttccagatTTTGATGTTGACAAGCTGGATGAGGTAAAACGAATGTGCAAGGCAGCAGAAAGGCTGTTACCCATCAGACTGGTTCTGTCACCTGCAGGCTGACTTAGCGTCTAATGGAGCACGTATGTCTTACAGATAACGTATGAGCATTAGCTgtacagagaaagaaaatctgGTTGGCGGTAagagattaaataaatataataattagaTGACATATTTCAAATCCACTTAAAAATGAACGACAACCAGAAGAAAATGTATAATCAAATATCAACTTTGTAAGCTATGAAGTTTGACCTTACCCTTGCTGCCGACTGTTCATGCGGCGTCTCACAAATATTACAgctgcaaggggggggggggggagagaaaggagaaaggtCACAGATACGCAAGAGTAAAGTTCCTATTTGTTTAGGTATTAGCAGGTTTACAAGGCACACAGAGTGACTCAGGCCAAGCGATGAACCTCTCTACAGCAGAGCATATGTGCATTTGTCAACTGTGTAAATGAAACAACCATTAATTCACATTTCACTGGCAAAACACAGAGTACTTACTGATTATTGTTGCGATAGAgagagtcaacacacacacagctacgaTGATGATAATCACGGTGAGCTGATCTATAGGATGAAACACACATGGAGTATTAGGTGACACCACTACGAGATGAATCCTTCATATTTATTGATATGTATTACCAACACCTTTGCTGAATATTGGCATTTATAATAAAAAGATATGTCGAACCTGATTTCTCTTCTTCACCTGTAGTTTTATCTAAGACTGTAGAATCACTGGAGTTTGGGATGTGACCAACTGGAATCCCTGCAAagagagaacacagagtcaGGCCAATTTCAGATGTACATTTCATATTTCACTACATATTTCGACCACCTAAATTACACTTAAAGTAGTACTTCTACTACAACAGTACCAGCTATGTTGAGGTTCGAAGTCATTCTCGTTCTACAGTTTGGGAAACATCAGCTTCCTCGCTGAGAGTGAGAGGATGGAT from the Limanda limanda chromosome 11, fLimLim1.1, whole genome shotgun sequence genome contains:
- the si:dkey-262k9.2 gene encoding uncharacterized protein si:dkey-262k9.2 is translated as MMRLLFLCLLLLLPAASAASEDTEGSADDGIDDEDFTPRKGIPVGHIPNSSDSTVLDKTTGEEEKSDQLTVIIIIVAVCVLTLSIATIITVIFVRRRMNSRQQGIYSVPAEQDHKGPV